One Massilia sp. 9096 genomic window carries:
- a CDS encoding OsmC family protein — translation MQVTTHRGQGPLQQVIEIGRHRLLTDLAPASGGEDSGPEPHDLLAAALAACTTLTVNLYARRKGWPLDEVKVGIRHGHQGQAYALHRSLEYVGALDEAQKARLTDVANHCPVHKTLSGKIDITTETI, via the coding sequence ATGCAAGTGACCACGCACCGCGGCCAAGGCCCGCTGCAGCAGGTGATCGAGATCGGCAGGCACCGCCTGCTGACCGACCTGGCGCCGGCATCCGGCGGCGAAGACAGCGGCCCCGAGCCGCACGACCTCCTGGCCGCGGCGCTGGCGGCCTGCACCACGCTGACCGTCAACCTGTACGCGCGCCGCAAGGGCTGGCCGCTGGACGAGGTCAAAGTCGGCATCCGCCACGGCCATCAAGGCCAGGCCTACGCGCTGCACCGCAGCCTCGAATACGTCGGCGCCCTCGACGAGGCGCAAAAAGCGCGCCTGACCGACGTCGCCAACCACTGCCCGGTCCACAAGACCCTGTCCGGCAAGATCGACATCACCACGGAGACCATCTGA
- a CDS encoding pirin family protein produces the protein MSTELNNDDFDPGIEAIVVPRTHDLGDGFNVRRALPHKDRRMVGPFVFLDQMGPHLFQPGRGIDVRPHPHIGLSTVTYLLSGEISHRDSLGTVQDIKPGEVNWMTAGRGIVHSERTGAHERAAGSVLSGLQCWVALPKAKEEKDPAFAHFGADALPELEGEGVTARVIAGEYFGKRAPVAVESPMFYVDLVLQPGARLTLPAEYPEQAAYVVEGALDLGRDGVFEAGQLVVFKPGARFTASAAGGTNAGKGARVMLLGGEPMDGPRYLTWNFVSSSEDRIEQAKEDWRARRFDDVPGETEFIPLPDLPGRPVRYP, from the coding sequence ATGAGCACCGAACTGAATAACGACGATTTCGACCCCGGCATCGAGGCCATCGTGGTGCCGCGCACCCACGACCTGGGCGACGGCTTCAACGTGCGGCGCGCCTTGCCGCACAAGGACCGGCGCATGGTCGGTCCCTTCGTCTTCCTCGACCAGATGGGGCCGCACCTGTTCCAGCCGGGGCGCGGCATCGACGTGCGCCCGCATCCGCACATCGGCCTGTCGACCGTGACCTACCTGCTGTCGGGCGAGATCTCGCACCGAGACAGCCTCGGCACCGTGCAGGACATCAAGCCGGGTGAAGTCAACTGGATGACGGCGGGGCGCGGCATCGTCCACTCCGAGCGCACCGGCGCGCACGAACGCGCCGCCGGCTCGGTCCTGTCCGGCCTGCAGTGCTGGGTCGCGCTGCCCAAAGCGAAGGAAGAAAAGGATCCCGCCTTCGCCCACTTCGGCGCCGATGCGCTGCCCGAACTGGAAGGCGAGGGCGTGACCGCGCGCGTCATCGCCGGCGAATACTTCGGCAAGCGCGCGCCGGTGGCGGTCGAGTCGCCGATGTTCTACGTCGACCTGGTGCTGCAGCCGGGCGCGCGCCTGACCTTGCCGGCCGAGTATCCCGAACAGGCCGCGTATGTGGTCGAGGGCGCGCTCGACCTCGGCCGCGACGGCGTGTTCGAGGCCGGCCAGCTGGTCGTGTTCAAGCCCGGCGCGCGTTTCACGGCCAGCGCCGCGGGCGGGACCAATGCGGGCAAGGGCGCGCGCGTGATGCTGCTCGGCGGCGAGCCGATGGACGGTCCGCGCTACCTGACCTGGAACTTCGTCTCGAGTTCCGAAGACCGGATCGAGCAGGCCAAGGAAGACTGGCGC